A part of Marinomonas rhizomae genomic DNA contains:
- a CDS encoding TatD family hydrolase has translation MIDIGVNINHRFFLDDLDSTFADMQDAGVRGMICIASDLEESHQIQVLSQNHPAMWHTLGCHPHQAKTWNANSKSQITDLINAARPVAIGETGLDFNRNYSTPNEQLHAFNEQIELAIEHQLPLYLHERDAHKEMIEILKQHPDLAKKSVIHCFTGSRIELEGYLELGLFIGITGWVCDERRGEDLQASIPHIPLNKLLIETDAPFLLPRNIRPRPKKNHPKYLPWVAQEVARLKNITVEELVRITIDNTETAFGIRA, from the coding sequence ATGATAGACATCGGAGTTAATATCAATCACCGTTTTTTTCTAGATGATTTAGACAGTACTTTTGCAGATATGCAGGATGCAGGTGTCAGAGGCATGATTTGCATCGCTTCTGACCTAGAAGAAAGCCATCAAATTCAGGTATTAAGCCAGAACCACCCAGCAATGTGGCACACATTAGGCTGTCATCCCCACCAGGCAAAAACGTGGAATGCAAACAGTAAATCTCAAATAACGGATCTAATTAATGCAGCAAGACCTGTTGCAATAGGTGAAACCGGACTTGATTTCAATCGCAACTACTCAACACCAAACGAACAATTACATGCATTTAATGAGCAAATTGAGTTAGCCATTGAGCACCAGCTACCCTTGTATCTGCATGAAAGAGATGCACACAAAGAGATGATAGAGATACTTAAGCAACATCCAGATCTGGCTAAAAAATCCGTTATTCATTGTTTTACTGGCAGTCGAATTGAGTTAGAAGGATATTTAGAGTTAGGTTTATTTATAGGTATCACGGGGTGGGTATGTGATGAACGCCGAGGTGAAGACTTGCAAGCTTCTATACCTCATATTCCTTTGAATAAGCTGTTAATAGAAACCGACGCGCCGTTTCTATTGCCACGCAATATTCGACCACGCCCTAAGAAAAATCACCCTAAATATTTGCCCTGGGTAGCACAAGAAGTTGCCAGACTAAAAAACATTACTGTCGAAGAGCTCGTAAGAATAACAATCGATAACACAGAAACCGCCTTCGGAATTCGTGCCTAA
- a CDS encoding EAL and HDOD domain-containing protein, translating to MKDADVLFCRKAVVNRLSETIAYYILHPNSDAQGQDTSFLSSLFVDVNLTEITQQKTIYFQTSLHELPALPLQSNIHMVIFLSGTELSLTDMDSLSEFRLQGYQFGIINPDLALFPASFFSVFSHVLFTLNCLSIEDVIETVKHPSLSAKSIWVNKIDNIEQFHQLQKVIPEGQFSGNAIHKVKPVKGKRILAYKAILMDLLVALHNQESSPIVLAECIERDPTLTYRIIKLTHTVMYRSQFNVSNAQRAIEIIGIRELIKWVGLVMFGSVPGRPDCLFPIAVSRACFCQSLSAALFPKLEGAFLVGLFSYLPSFLDEEMPSLLKDLPLDENIKTALLEYKGNLGGVLKIVVAYEAGRWEKIPFDLLKSQNISKQSLKQLYIESLKEAREMGRL from the coding sequence ATGAAAGACGCCGATGTACTTTTTTGTCGTAAAGCCGTTGTAAATCGACTATCAGAAACAATCGCGTATTACATACTGCACCCAAACAGTGATGCACAGGGTCAGGACACTTCCTTTTTAAGCTCCCTGTTTGTTGATGTTAATCTTACCGAAATTACACAGCAAAAAACCATTTATTTTCAAACAAGTCTACATGAACTCCCTGCTCTACCGCTACAAAGCAATATTCACATGGTCATTTTCTTAAGTGGCACAGAACTATCACTAACGGATATGGATTCATTGTCAGAGTTTCGTCTTCAAGGATATCAATTCGGCATTATAAACCCTGATCTAGCATTATTCCCTGCCAGTTTTTTCAGTGTTTTTTCTCACGTACTTTTTACTCTAAATTGCCTATCAATTGAAGACGTAATTGAAACAGTTAAACACCCTTCACTGTCTGCAAAGAGTATTTGGGTAAACAAAATCGATAATATAGAGCAATTTCATCAGCTTCAAAAGGTCATTCCTGAAGGTCAATTTAGTGGTAATGCCATACATAAGGTAAAACCAGTCAAAGGAAAGCGCATCTTAGCCTACAAAGCCATTCTGATGGATTTATTAGTCGCTTTACATAACCAAGAATCCTCTCCAATTGTTTTAGCAGAATGCATTGAACGCGACCCCACGTTAACGTACCGGATTATCAAGCTTACTCATACAGTAATGTATCGAAGTCAATTTAATGTCTCCAACGCTCAGCGAGCAATCGAGATTATTGGTATTAGAGAACTAATAAAATGGGTCGGACTTGTTATGTTTGGCAGTGTGCCAGGTAGGCCAGATTGCCTTTTTCCTATAGCAGTATCTAGGGCCTGTTTTTGTCAAAGTCTCTCGGCAGCATTATTTCCAAAATTAGAAGGCGCATTTTTGGTGGGTTTGTTCTCATATCTTCCTAGCTTCCTAGACGAAGAAATGCCATCGCTGTTAAAAGATTTACCATTAGATGAGAATATAAAAACAGCTCTATTAGAATACAAAGGCAATTTAGGTGGTGTATTAAAAATAGTCGTTGCCTATGAAGCGGGTCGATGGGAGAAAATTCCTTTTGATCTACTTAAGAGTCAAAACATATCAAAACAATCATTAAAACAGCTGTACATAGAAAGTTTAAAAGAAGCTCGTGAGATGGGGCGCTTATGA
- a CDS encoding chemotaxis protein CheV, with product MASMLDAVDQRTKLVGENRLELLMFRLGGMQMFAINVFKVQEVVMLPKLNLMPHRHPSVAGVTHFRGRTVPVIDLSESIGMRPIDRTQPCNLIVTEYNNTVQGFMVGEVDRIINMNWNEILPPPDGTGRQHYLTAITRVNDRIVEIIDVEKVLAEISPYDGSISDHVIDKDLLSLAKGLEVLIVDDSSVALAQCRSTLDFLGIKVHEATNGKRGLEALKKWADEGEIVPEKLLMMITDAEMPEMDGYRLTREVREDPRLKDLYIVLHTSLSGSFNKAMVQKVGCDDFLSKFQPDKLATLIQDRMRTVVEQE from the coding sequence ATGGCAAGCATGTTAGACGCTGTAGACCAAAGAACTAAGCTGGTGGGTGAAAACCGCTTAGAACTTCTAATGTTTCGCCTTGGCGGAATGCAAATGTTTGCAATAAACGTTTTTAAAGTTCAAGAAGTCGTCATGCTTCCTAAGTTGAACTTAATGCCACATAGACACCCATCTGTGGCTGGCGTAACACATTTCCGTGGTAGAACCGTCCCAGTTATCGATTTATCTGAGTCCATTGGTATGAGACCAATCGACCGTACTCAGCCATGCAATTTAATTGTGACAGAGTATAACAATACTGTTCAAGGGTTTATGGTTGGTGAGGTAGATCGCATTATCAATATGAATTGGAATGAAATCTTACCGCCACCAGATGGCACTGGTCGCCAGCATTATTTAACTGCAATAACTCGTGTTAATGACCGTATTGTTGAAATTATTGATGTTGAAAAAGTCTTAGCCGAAATTTCTCCTTATGACGGTAGCATCAGTGATCATGTAATTGATAAAGATTTATTATCCCTAGCAAAAGGTTTAGAGGTTTTAATCGTGGATGATTCATCGGTTGCTCTAGCCCAGTGCCGTTCCACATTAGACTTTTTGGGTATAAAAGTGCATGAGGCGACTAACGGTAAACGTGGCTTGGAGGCGCTTAAGAAGTGGGCTGACGAAGGCGAGATCGTTCCAGAAAAACTGCTGATGATGATCACTGATGCCGAAATGCCTGAAATGGATGGATATCGTTTAACGCGTGAAGTTCGTGAAGATCCAAGACTTAAAGATCTTTATATCGTTTTACATACATCACTAAGCGGTAGTTTTAACAAAGCAATGGTGCAAAAAGTAGGTTGTGATGATTTCTTATCAAAATTTCAGCCAGATAAATTAGCAACATTGATTCAGGATCGCATGCGTACTGTTGTTGAGCAAGAATAG
- a CDS encoding sulfite exporter TauE/SafE family protein — MPTIEMIILLLFIGAATGSVASVIRIAPTLIAIPALYFFMPVFGLSFQALMLPVVATCITAFIPAHLYAWVIAMKKGAVDSQQLINFAPGIAMGGVIGAQLLSLSSLLTFKVAFLLISLMAIINIVFSSKLERSHVMPFATSWNMIVGLIVGVLSLLAGNCGRVLGDSLCHLRKVDQIQRQGTLDGFVVFASIAAMVGFIYPAKTFNDMGVSGFAGAVHLPSMIVLSCSHMFFYWLCRNRGNELDRNVLSISFVVFIVFSVIRLLIS, encoded by the coding sequence ATGCCCACCATTGAAATGATTATACTATTACTTTTTATTGGTGCTGCAACTGGCTCAGTTGCTTCTGTTATAAGGATAGCACCTACCTTGATCGCTATCCCTGCCTTATATTTTTTTATGCCGGTGTTTGGTTTGTCTTTTCAAGCACTCATGCTTCCAGTAGTTGCAACCTGTATTACCGCATTTATTCCAGCTCATCTTTATGCTTGGGTTATTGCAATGAAGAAGGGGGCGGTTGACTCCCAGCAGCTTATTAACTTCGCTCCAGGCATTGCAATGGGTGGTGTAATAGGCGCTCAACTTCTGTCTCTTAGTAGCCTACTAACCTTCAAAGTTGCGTTTTTATTAATATCTCTAATGGCGATAATTAATATTGTTTTTTCTTCTAAGCTAGAAAGATCGCATGTGATGCCATTCGCAACGTCTTGGAATATGATTGTAGGACTCATTGTTGGTGTTTTGTCTCTTCTGGCGGGTAACTGCGGACGCGTGTTAGGGGATAGTCTGTGCCATCTAAGAAAAGTTGATCAAATACAACGGCAAGGCACATTAGATGGTTTTGTTGTTTTTGCCTCTATCGCCGCAATGGTAGGCTTTATTTATCCAGCCAAAACATTCAATGATATGGGAGTATCTGGTTTTGCTGGAGCGGTGCATCTGCCTTCAATGATCGTTTTATCATGTAGTCACATGTTCTTTTATTGGTTGTGTCGTAATCGCGGTAATGAGCTTGATAGAAATGTCCTTTCCATTAGCTTCGTCGTCTTTATAGTGTTTTCAGTCATTCGCTTATTGATTTCTTGA